One genomic window of Sulfurovum lithotrophicum includes the following:
- a CDS encoding sulfite exporter TauE/SafE family protein, with translation MEYYVIYFFLTLALSTLFSMGGVGSAIGLVPIFSMMGMPLNLAKAIGLFINSASTITASIMNFFRGVLDIKFAIPLIISIMIATPIGAWMSQYVQKEIIEWVLVAFLVVSALLLIFSNREQKVVYDKAWILYVIGATVGLISGTIGVGGGSLIMPLLILLGFDAKKAAYAISFVIPFSTLGAFATYLSFVDMDWTLLGVVTVAAIIGGYLGDRIMHYRLTPSQVKKLIAVVLLLLAIKMIYKLIGA, from the coding sequence ATGGAATATTATGTCATATACTTTTTCTTGACATTAGCACTTTCCACACTCTTCTCCATGGGTGGAGTAGGATCAGCCATAGGGCTTGTTCCCATATTTTCGATGATGGGTATGCCCTTAAATCTGGCAAAAGCCATAGGATTGTTCATTAACTCCGCTTCAACGATTACTGCGTCGATTATGAATTTCTTCCGCGGTGTTTTAGACATTAAATTTGCCATACCTCTTATTATCTCTATTATGATAGCAACACCTATAGGTGCATGGATGAGTCAGTATGTGCAAAAAGAAATTATTGAATGGGTGCTTGTTGCATTTTTAGTTGTCAGCGCTTTGCTGCTGATATTTTCAAACAGAGAACAAAAAGTAGTCTATGATAAGGCATGGATTTTGTATGTCATAGGTGCAACAGTCGGGCTAATATCTGGGACTATCGGTGTTGGTGGCGGTTCACTCATTATGCCGCTTCTCATCCTCTTGGGCTTTGATGCAAAAAAAGCTGCCTATGCCATCAGTTTTGTCATACCGTTTTCAACGCTTGGAGCATTTGCTACGTACCTTAGTTTTGTAGATATGGACTGGACTCTTTTAGGTGTCGTGACAGTAGCGGCAATAATTGGCGGTTACTTGGGTGACAGAATTATGCACTACCGTTTAACGCCTTCGCAGGTGAAAAAACTTATTGCAGTTGTGTTACTGCTTTTGGCGATAAAAATGATTTATAAACTTATAGGAGCGTAA
- a CDS encoding ion channel, producing the protein MLAKFLQREKRFIKSERVAFLVLPIVLIPLMFEVFLHGRYTLWFDMYKDEILISNILYIVLARFAVLDAAVYIFSRSKNHVHLALIQIVLLYLEVTIITIVFYAVLFNMFDVFSLFHLNSQFPPENLKMIQEHSFVTSMYISTVTFTTLGSGDWIPQTLPAMVAVISEVILGVVQGGVFVAIVIYAHQNKGNL; encoded by the coding sequence ATGCTGGCAAAATTTCTGCAAAGGGAGAAGCGCTTCATCAAGAGCGAGAGAGTCGCTTTTCTCGTACTTCCGATCGTACTGATACCGCTGATGTTCGAAGTGTTTCTGCACGGCAGATATACCCTGTGGTTCGATATGTATAAAGATGAGATCCTCATCTCCAATATCCTCTATATCGTTTTGGCACGCTTTGCTGTACTCGATGCGGCAGTTTACATCTTCAGCCGTTCGAAGAACCATGTGCATCTGGCTCTGATACAGATCGTGCTGCTCTATCTTGAAGTGACGATTATCACCATTGTCTTTTATGCGGTACTTTTCAATATGTTCGATGTTTTTTCACTTTTTCATCTCAACTCACAGTTTCCTCCAGAGAACCTGAAGATGATACAGGAACATAGTTTTGTCACCTCCATGTACATTTCGACCGTCACTTTTACGACACTGGGATCGGGCGACTGGATACCGCAGACGCTTCCTGCCATGGTCGCGGTCATTTCCGAGGTCATCCTCGGTGTGGTGCAGGGTGGTGTCTTTGTCGCCATCGTGATCTATGCACATCAGAATAAAGGGAACCTCTAA
- a CDS encoding rhodanese-like domain-containing protein, with translation MQSKIEEFDKYLRGFDYQERQDMKIKREELFEQYAKGELQIIDIRFNEEYAAWSLGFGDHIPLNELPDRLDEIDKSKTIVTMCPHYDRAEIARLYLKLQGFDAKYLTDGMLGIVEGLRGDKARDYMNKLKG, from the coding sequence ATGCAAAGTAAAATAGAAGAGTTTGACAAATACCTCAGAGGTTTTGATTACCAGGAACGACAAGATATGAAAATAAAGCGTGAGGAGCTTTTTGAACAGTATGCAAAAGGTGAATTGCAAATCATAGATATTCGTTTTAATGAGGAGTATGCAGCCTGGAGTTTAGGCTTTGGTGATCACATACCACTTAATGAGTTGCCGGATAGACTTGATGAGATAGATAAAAGCAAAACTATTGTGACAATGTGTCCTCATTATGACCGTGCTGAAATAGCTCGACTTTATCTAAAACTGCAGGGCTTTGATGCAAAATATCTCACAGATGGCATGCTTGGGATAGTTGAAGGTCTGCGTGGTGATAAAGCGCGAGATTATATGAATAAACTAAAAGGCTAA
- a CDS encoding c-type cytochrome, with protein sequence MHYIFKVLLLVLLFEVSSYAIEYPPGVLGKTVKLGEDIINNTDTHPLTKDLVQSKLQCRNCHLKGKDGRTGTTQNIGTFIGTAGAFPAYSSRYKRVQTLQERIDGCFIRCMAGKKSILNTKAGIAMTSYITWVSEGTKVKMNPKGPRSFMITKIWEDKKKRFKPIIRRATHANYLEGEKLFKAKCAACHGVNGAGNKMTPPLWGKDADGRWLSYTADGSMSKLDNSAVWIQSNMPLHQANTLSDKEAIDLSLYINAQERANLGTYSIKNNFEQFGLDINKIRGYKLKENK encoded by the coding sequence ATGCATTATATATTTAAAGTTTTATTATTAGTTCTATTGTTTGAAGTCTCTTCTTATGCAATTGAATATCCACCGGGAGTACTAGGTAAAACTGTGAAACTCGGTGAAGATATAATAAATAATACAGACACGCATCCTCTTACAAAAGACTTAGTTCAGAGCAAATTACAGTGTAGAAATTGTCACCTCAAAGGAAAAGACGGCAGAACAGGAACAACGCAAAACATTGGTACCTTTATAGGTACAGCTGGTGCTTTTCCGGCGTATTCGAGTCGTTATAAGCGAGTACAAACACTTCAAGAGAGAATTGATGGTTGTTTTATACGCTGTATGGCCGGTAAGAAATCTATTTTAAATACTAAAGCCGGTATTGCTATGACAAGTTACATTACATGGGTCTCAGAAGGAACAAAAGTAAAAATGAATCCTAAAGGTCCTAGAAGTTTTATGATAACGAAGATCTGGGAAGACAAAAAGAAAAGATTTAAACCAATCATTAGACGAGCAACCCATGCAAATTATCTTGAAGGCGAGAAACTCTTTAAGGCTAAATGTGCAGCATGTCATGGCGTAAATGGTGCAGGAAATAAGATGACGCCGCCATTGTGGGGTAAAGATGCAGATGGAAGATGGCTCTCGTATACAGCTGATGGCAGTATGAGTAAACTTGATAACAGTGCTGTATGGATTCAGTCCAATATGCCACTGCATCAAGCAAATACACTAAGTGACAAAGAAGCTATTGATCTGTCCTTATACATCAATGCACAAGAGAGGGCTAATCTAGGAACTTACAGTATTAAAAATAATTTTGAGCAGTTTGGCTTAGATATAAATAAGATTCGCGGATATAAATTAAAGGAGAACAAATGA
- a CDS encoding cation diffusion facilitator family transporter encodes MSEHHHHHNVSGKNLFLTIVLNIIITLSQIVGGIMSGSLALLSDAMHNFSDVLALFIAYAANRLAARPNDITKTFGYKRAEILAALFNASVLIGIAIFLIIEAFHKLYHPEVINSVWVIGLGALSIVLNTASVLLIKDDSHDNMNVKAAYLHLLTDVMTSVAVVGGGVLMYYFGIFWIDPLISALIAVYLIWASAGLVRESSGILMQFTPKGLDVDAVVHAIEEEPEVEDVHHIHVWQLDDNHIHLEAHLDFKEDVVLSVSNRVIERLEKKLHDSFDIEHMTFQCEYGRDDSKEVIV; translated from the coding sequence ATGAGTGAACATCATCACCATCATAACGTAAGCGGGAAGAACCTCTTTCTAACTATCGTCCTCAATATCATCATCACACTCTCACAGATCGTGGGCGGGATCATGTCAGGTTCTCTGGCACTGCTGAGTGATGCCATGCACAACTTCAGTGATGTACTGGCACTGTTCATCGCCTATGCCGCGAACCGTCTGGCCGCACGTCCCAACGACATTACGAAGACTTTCGGCTACAAACGCGCGGAGATCCTTGCGGCACTGTTCAACGCTTCCGTGCTCATCGGTATCGCGATATTTCTGATCATAGAGGCGTTTCATAAGCTCTATCATCCCGAAGTGATCAATTCGGTATGGGTCATCGGACTGGGTGCACTCAGTATCGTGCTCAATACGGCCTCCGTACTGCTGATCAAAGATGATTCCCATGACAACATGAACGTCAAGGCGGCCTATCTGCATCTTCTCACCGATGTGATGACGAGTGTCGCTGTCGTGGGCGGCGGAGTACTGATGTACTATTTCGGCATCTTCTGGATAGACCCACTTATCTCGGCACTGATCGCGGTTTATCTTATCTGGGCCTCTGCCGGGTTGGTCAGAGAGAGTAGTGGCATACTGATGCAGTTCACCCCCAAAGGACTCGATGTCGATGCCGTCGTCCATGCTATAGAGGAAGAGCCGGAAGTTGAAGATGTACATCATATCCATGTCTGGCAACTCGATGACAATCATATCCATCTTGAAGCGCATTTGGATTTCAAGGAAGACGTAGTTCTTTCTGTCTCCAACCGGGTCATAGAAAGACTGGAAAAAAAGCTGCATGACAGTTTTGACATAGAGCACATGACTTTCCAGTGCGAATACGGAAGAGATGACAGTAAAGAGGTCATTGTATAA
- a CDS encoding formylmethanofuran dehydrogenase subunit E family protein: protein MLKRALLLTFAGVAVWAGEVAHLNIDDAFYEKSVKNAPNAKPVLVKDTDSALGRYNLYPKKLDIKTLARAHGHLCDGLVLAYVELSNTLPKLFADGVIDRTDLRVVAKNSPCLVDTSSLMSGARINHRTLSLDNSLGGSFIVQKISTGETYKVELADTGFIKALKKKEKEIRTKQKKGEKITPKDIDEVEALAFEAMTTMLNTDPKQLLKITKLKDYQYEFKMDDIGSRSDVINKNVGR from the coding sequence ATGCTTAAAAGGGCACTGTTACTGACCTTTGCCGGCGTGGCGGTCTGGGCAGGAGAGGTAGCGCATCTGAACATCGATGACGCTTTTTACGAAAAGTCTGTCAAAAATGCACCCAATGCAAAACCGGTGCTGGTCAAAGACACTGACAGTGCACTGGGGCGCTACAACCTCTACCCAAAAAAGCTCGACATCAAGACACTTGCACGTGCACACGGGCACCTCTGTGACGGGCTGGTACTGGCGTATGTGGAACTCTCCAACACTCTGCCAAAACTCTTTGCCGACGGTGTCATAGACAGGACAGATCTGCGCGTGGTAGCCAAGAACAGTCCCTGCCTGGTCGATACTTCAAGCCTGATGAGCGGTGCACGCATCAACCACAGGACACTCTCACTGGACAACTCTCTTGGAGGCAGTTTCATCGTGCAGAAGATCTCTACAGGTGAGACTTACAAGGTAGAGCTTGCCGATACGGGTTTCATCAAAGCCCTCAAGAAGAAAGAAAAAGAGATCAGAACAAAGCAGAAAAAGGGTGAAAAGATCACTCCCAAAGATATCGATGAAGTGGAAGCACTTGCTTTTGAAGCGATGACAACTATGCTCAACACTGATCCGAAACAGCTTTTGAAGATCACGAAACTGAAGGACTATCAGTACGAATTCAAGATGGATGATATCGGTTCGCGAAGTGATGTCATCAATAAAAACGTCGGCAGGTAA
- a CDS encoding DUF4282 domain-containing protein, translating to MKDILTFNTFITQDILVFFYYVGAVLMPVVLYFFKDYLIENISFVKTIYDKLYMFYSSFSSKRKIVFWMMFITIFLCMELCWRMMFEAMIGYFDMHDYLYKIANKIGGEK from the coding sequence ATGAAGGATATTCTTACATTTAACACTTTCATAACGCAAGACATTTTAGTGTTTTTTTATTATGTCGGTGCAGTGCTCATGCCGGTGGTTCTGTACTTTTTTAAGGACTATCTGATCGAAAATATCTCTTTTGTAAAAACGATATATGACAAATTATATATGTTTTACAGTTCTTTCTCTTCCAAACGAAAGATCGTATTCTGGATGATGTTCATAACCATATTCCTTTGTATGGAATTGTGCTGGCGGATGATGTTCGAAGCGATGATAGGGTATTTTGATATGCATGATTATCTGTATAAAATTGCCAATAAAATAGGAGGAGAAAAATGA
- a CDS encoding thioredoxin family protein: MNEACHTMDHGEVLNADKTEYPLFHAVLYGDKISTAKFSKRLSCAIKHLPLRVEFTYEHDTRKAVEKGVTKDPTLVLDGEIFLEGLVQAEEITQAFEKQLKEKV; encoded by the coding sequence ATGAATGAAGCCTGTCATACCATGGACCATGGTGAAGTACTGAATGCGGATAAAACGGAATATCCTCTGTTTCATGCTGTACTGTACGGAGATAAAATAAGCACGGCAAAATTCTCCAAGCGCCTCAGCTGTGCGATCAAACACCTGCCGCTGCGTGTGGAGTTCACCTACGAGCACGATACGCGCAAAGCAGTGGAAAAAGGTGTCACCAAAGACCCTACACTGGTACTTGACGGAGAGATATTCCTCGAAGGACTGGTGCAGGCAGAGGAGATCACGCAAGCCTTTGAAAAACAGCTCAAAGAGAAGGTGTAG
- a CDS encoding thioredoxin family protein, which produces MKIEILGTGCAKCVALEKVVQEALAKVGGFHQVEKVDDIMEIMKYNVVSTPGLVIDGEVKSTGKLLSVDEVVKLIEEAQKNA; this is translated from the coding sequence ATGAAAATAGAAATACTCGGAACAGGATGTGCTAAATGTGTGGCACTTGAAAAAGTCGTTCAGGAAGCGCTTGCCAAAGTGGGTGGTTTCCATCAGGTGGAAAAGGTCGATGATATCATGGAGATCATGAAGTACAATGTGGTCAGTACACCCGGCCTTGTCATTGACGGTGAAGTGAAGTCTACGGGAAAACTGCTGAGTGTCGATGAAGTGGTAAAGCTCATAGAAGAAGCGCAAAAGAATGCTTAA
- a CDS encoding TolC family protein gives MLKQSVWIVTLLAATSLSAQMLTLKIAIDRTLAHHPDVKTFMLRIQQAEQGYNAAYADYLPQIDLSATYAPTQTFTLPANGVFHAVDKEAWNVGVMLHQKVWDFAKTSSLVEASKIDEDISKLSLEEVRALLAYKVKSLYELLVVQKEAIAVRQKDLESKRAFYAQSKALVKQGLKTHADASRFLSSVYVAENNLAIAKASFEKAKVSLSLYMGTPLQNDLKLQSGTLKKHMASVKTIEREVMANNYRMQMDRRTVDKNKALHRASEAAHFGSVDLVASYTRFDTLNSYNSDYVGVSYNIPLYHGGRLTAQEQQAKIGYQIAQEQRASTALALKEELSGLIIDIRRYDKTIKAKKEQLVSAQKTRQVLEARYKEGLSTYIELLDSTTLVLNAKLGLLEAYYSRSLAIDRIEYLKGKI, from the coding sequence ATGTTGAAACAGTCGGTATGGATAGTCACCTTATTGGCTGCCACAAGCCTCTCGGCGCAGATGCTGACACTTAAAATAGCTATAGACAGAACACTGGCGCACCATCCGGATGTGAAAACATTCATGCTGCGTATTCAGCAGGCGGAACAGGGTTACAATGCCGCCTATGCCGACTATCTTCCGCAGATCGATCTTTCGGCTACCTACGCGCCCACACAAACATTTACTCTTCCGGCCAACGGTGTCTTTCATGCAGTCGATAAAGAAGCCTGGAATGTGGGTGTGATGCTGCACCAGAAGGTTTGGGATTTTGCAAAGACAAGCTCCCTGGTAGAGGCATCGAAGATCGATGAAGATATCTCAAAGCTCTCCCTTGAAGAGGTCAGGGCACTGCTTGCCTACAAGGTGAAGTCGCTGTATGAATTGCTGGTGGTACAGAAAGAGGCTATCGCAGTCAGACAGAAAGACCTTGAAAGCAAACGTGCTTTTTACGCGCAGTCCAAAGCGTTGGTAAAGCAGGGCCTGAAGACACATGCAGATGCCAGCAGATTCCTCTCTTCCGTTTATGTGGCTGAAAACAATCTTGCCATTGCCAAAGCCTCTTTCGAGAAAGCAAAAGTTTCTCTTTCCCTCTATATGGGTACACCGCTGCAAAACGATCTTAAACTCCAGTCGGGTACATTGAAAAAACATATGGCTTCCGTCAAAACCATAGAGCGTGAAGTTATGGCGAACAACTACAGAATGCAGATGGACAGACGGACGGTCGACAAGAATAAAGCACTTCACCGTGCAAGCGAAGCGGCACACTTCGGTTCTGTGGACCTTGTGGCTTCATATACGAGATTCGACACGCTCAATTCGTACAATTCGGACTACGTAGGCGTGAGCTATAATATACCGCTCTATCACGGCGGCAGGCTGACGGCACAGGAGCAGCAGGCGAAGATTGGCTATCAGATCGCGCAGGAGCAGCGTGCGTCTACGGCACTGGCACTTAAAGAAGAGTTGAGCGGACTGATCATCGATATCAGGCGTTACGACAAGACGATCAAGGCGAAAAAAGAACAGCTTGTATCGGCACAAAAAACGAGACAGGTGCTTGAAGCGCGTTACAAAGAAGGGTTGTCGACCTACATCGAACTCCTCGACAGTACCACACTGGTACTGAACGCGAAACTCGGACTGCTTGAAGCATACTATTCGAGAAGTCTTGCCATAGATAGAATTGAATACCTTAAAGGAAAAATATAA
- a CDS encoding thioredoxin family protein codes for MMKKTMVLLTVLMTTYLWAEVPMLQETPFAQVSKQIGKGKNVMLEVGSDSCRSCQVMGRRLHMVKLEHPEYPIFFVNVKKEREAAYKLKIQMIPTQIILDGNGKEVYRHVGVLKMDELDALLKQYIAN; via the coding sequence ATGATGAAAAAAACAATGGTATTGCTGACAGTGTTAATGACGACATATCTTTGGGCGGAAGTCCCAATGCTTCAGGAGACGCCATTTGCTCAGGTCTCAAAGCAGATAGGCAAAGGAAAGAACGTGATGCTTGAAGTGGGTTCAGACAGCTGCCGTAGCTGTCAGGTCATGGGAAGACGGCTCCATATGGTCAAACTGGAGCACCCGGAGTATCCGATATTTTTCGTCAATGTCAAAAAAGAGAGAGAAGCGGCCTACAAACTCAAAATTCAGATGATCCCCACACAGATCATACTCGATGGAAACGGTAAAGAGGTCTACAGACACGTGGGTGTGCTGAAGATGGATGAGCTTGATGCGCTGCTTAAGCAGTATATCGCAAACTGA
- a CDS encoding rhodanese-like domain-containing protein: MNELARKIVPSEMKNMRIEIEDFISLYNEGKCELVDVRVPFETAVWQVNFGLKIPANELPERLDELPKNKLIVVACPKADRSNMARTYLASQGFEVKYLVGGLLGLMDVLKGGKAKGIKL, translated from the coding sequence ATGAATGAATTAGCGAGAAAAATAGTACCGAGTGAAATGAAAAATATGCGTATAGAGATTGAAGATTTTATCTCTTTATATAATGAAGGAAAATGTGAACTTGTTGATGTTCGTGTACCTTTTGAAACAGCTGTATGGCAAGTGAACTTTGGTTTGAAAATTCCGGCAAATGAACTTCCTGAACGCCTGGATGAACTGCCTAAAAACAAACTTATTGTCGTAGCCTGTCCAAAAGCTGACCGCTCGAATATGGCACGAACCTATCTTGCAAGCCAAGGTTTTGAAGTGAAATACCTTGTAGGCGGTCTTTTAGGCTTGATGGATGTACTTAAAGGCGGAAAAGCAAAAGGGATAAAACTCTAA
- a CDS encoding Bax inhibitor-1/YccA family protein, whose translation MQNNTFTTHLSRSDSNVLLNSVYHWMMIGLLISGLSAFMVIHSAPLLHLLFGNPYMIWVLFLIELGLVIAISAGINKMDVSTARILFILFSVIDGMTLASIFLIYTEASIVTTFFIAAATFGVMSLYGYFTDTDLSSWGSLLFAGLIGIIIALVVNFFLQSPMFEWWISVIGVIIFVGLTAYDTQKIKAMGEAMAGDDAQSLSRVAIVGALALYLDFINLFVMMLEFFGNERN comes from the coding sequence ATGCAGAACAATACTTTTACGACACATCTCAGCAGGTCAGACAGCAATGTCCTGCTCAATTCGGTCTATCACTGGATGATGATAGGCCTGCTGATCTCCGGGCTCAGTGCATTCATGGTCATACACAGTGCACCGTTGCTGCACCTGCTTTTCGGAAATCCGTATATGATATGGGTACTTTTCCTTATAGAACTGGGTCTGGTCATCGCCATCTCTGCAGGTATCAACAAGATGGATGTCTCCACGGCGAGGATTTTGTTTATCCTCTTTTCCGTCATAGATGGTATGACGCTGGCAAGTATTTTCCTCATATACACGGAAGCGTCTATTGTAACCACCTTTTTCATAGCGGCCGCGACCTTTGGTGTAATGAGTCTTTACGGCTACTTCACGGACACGGATCTGAGTTCATGGGGGAGCCTTCTTTTTGCCGGTCTCATCGGGATCATCATTGCTTTGGTAGTGAACTTTTTTCTTCAAAGCCCCATGTTCGAATGGTGGATCTCGGTGATCGGAGTAATCATCTTCGTCGGACTGACTGCCTATGATACGCAGAAGATAAAAGCCATGGGTGAAGCGATGGCCGGTGATGACGCACAAAGTTTAAGCCGTGTCGCGATCGTTGGTGCATTGGCACTCTATCTCGATTTCATAAACCTTTTTGTTATGATGCTGGAGTTTTTCGGGAACGAACGAAATTAG
- a CDS encoding cytochrome c biogenesis CcdA family protein has product MGELQPFIAHLLESNSLLTYAGAFLSGSITAAAPCSLVAVPLLVGSAVALNKDLEGRKKVVYTYLFTALFALGVALSFSILGFIVAKFGGFFSIAPMWAYLVAGMVSILIALYAFGVLGEVDKSAIIHRLIHYRLFGGFLIGLIFGLVSTPCASAPLFAIMSLAGSSGYLQAYGLILTFALGHSLLLLIAGVSVGFAQSIASSSTMAKISDWINKGFALLLLGFGIYFFYEAYLQL; this is encoded by the coding sequence ATGGGTGAACTGCAGCCCTTCATCGCCCATCTTCTGGAGTCGAACTCTCTGCTTACCTATGCGGGTGCTTTTCTTTCAGGCAGCATCACTGCGGCAGCTCCCTGTTCACTGGTGGCCGTCCCGCTGCTTGTGGGCAGTGCAGTTGCATTGAACAAAGATCTTGAGGGCAGAAAAAAGGTAGTCTACACTTACCTTTTTACCGCACTCTTTGCACTGGGTGTGGCGCTGAGTTTCTCCATTCTGGGCTTCATAGTCGCCAAGTTCGGAGGGTTCTTCTCCATTGCACCGATGTGGGCCTACCTGGTTGCAGGGATGGTGAGCATCCTTATCGCGCTCTATGCGTTTGGTGTGCTTGGAGAGGTGGACAAATCGGCCATCATACACCGGCTGATACACTACCGTCTCTTTGGCGGTTTTCTCATTGGTCTGATCTTCGGACTTGTCAGTACACCCTGTGCCTCTGCACCGCTGTTTGCTATTATGTCTTTGGCTGGCAGCAGCGGATATCTGCAGGCCTACGGGCTCATTCTGACCTTCGCGCTGGGACACTCTCTGCTGCTGCTGATCGCCGGTGTCTCTGTGGGCTTTGCACAGAGTATCGCTTCGAGCAGTACTATGGCAAAGATATCTGATTGGATCAACAAAGGCTTCGCGCTGCTTCTGCTTGGATTCGGGATCTACTTTTTCTATGAAGCCTATCTGCAGCTTTAG
- a CDS encoding alginate export family protein → MVHAGDFTFVGDIRERFETLDGMNKKAYGTEASLIGSPYDTLLVSRIQLGFVYRLSPNIKFTAEGYYASVYGWSLDYNDFKMISGNEVYWMDPQEDLDFVALNLEVKNLAGIQGLSGQIGRESNRYGDKRILGPGSWGNSYGWLWDLAKVSYRFDGNFVDLFYGETKDKDKRRLSLFRKHVYEGAGIYSHFKTAENGAVEPFIVYKNGLYTGTGNGQNTEKSYTFGFRAYDTDLFGFNYDLTYAKADGTIKIKDYDAYGYAAKVGYRFKMLTWMPNVVIGQIYASGDDDPGDNTVKTFRTPFGGTDGSLYGRMDIMKWSNLVENVVELHMYPAEKMHLKLSWHDFSLANANDAWTYYKKYNKNGNHERELGQEYDIEYKWDYAKDLEFQVIYAYFDAGAFVTKNVSDNDAQRLFLQVEYSFKE, encoded by the coding sequence ATGGTGCATGCCGGGGACTTCACGTTTGTTGGGGATATCAGAGAGCGCTTTGAAACACTTGACGGGATGAACAAAAAAGCGTATGGTACTGAAGCATCCCTCATTGGAAGTCCTTACGACACTTTGCTTGTGAGCCGTATTCAACTGGGATTTGTCTATCGGCTTTCTCCCAATATAAAATTCACTGCAGAAGGATATTATGCAAGTGTTTATGGTTGGTCACTTGACTATAATGATTTCAAAATGATAAGCGGCAATGAAGTATATTGGATGGATCCGCAGGAAGATCTTGATTTTGTTGCGTTGAACCTGGAAGTAAAAAACCTTGCCGGAATTCAGGGTCTTTCCGGCCAAATAGGCCGTGAGTCAAACCGTTATGGAGACAAGAGGATCCTGGGGCCGGGAAGCTGGGGCAACTCCTATGGCTGGCTGTGGGATCTTGCCAAAGTTTCCTATAGGTTCGATGGAAATTTTGTAGATCTGTTTTATGGAGAAACCAAAGACAAAGACAAACGCCGTCTCTCGCTATTTAGAAAGCACGTGTATGAAGGTGCCGGAATCTATTCGCATTTCAAAACAGCTGAAAACGGGGCAGTAGAACCGTTCATCGTATATAAAAATGGTTTATACACCGGTACCGGAAACGGGCAAAACACGGAAAAAAGCTATACATTCGGATTTCGGGCCTATGATACGGATCTTTTTGGATTCAATTACGATCTTACCTATGCAAAAGCGGATGGGACGATCAAGATAAAAGATTATGATGCCTATGGCTATGCGGCAAAGGTCGGCTACCGATTCAAAATGCTCACATGGATGCCAAATGTCGTCATAGGACAGATATATGCCAGTGGTGATGATGACCCGGGTGACAATACAGTAAAGACATTCAGGACACCGTTTGGCGGAACGGACGGTTCGCTGTACGGACGTATGGACATCATGAAATGGAGCAACCTTGTCGAAAATGTTGTTGAATTGCATATGTATCCTGCCGAAAAAATGCACTTGAAACTCTCCTGGCATGATTTCTCTCTGGCAAATGCGAATGATGCATGGACGTATTATAAAAAATACAATAAAAATGGTAATCATGAACGCGAGCTTGGCCAGGAATATGACATAGAGTACAAATGGGATTATGCAAAAGATCTGGAGTTTCAAGTGATCTATGCCTACTTTGATGCTGGTGCATTTGTAACCAAAAATGTATCGGACAATGATGCCCAGAGACTGTTTCTGCAGGTGGAATACAGTTTCAAAGAGTAA